The following are from one region of the Microbacterium sp. cx-55 genome:
- a CDS encoding DeoR/GlpR family DNA-binding transcription regulator has product MYATERQDEIERILQLEGRLVVIDLAQRLDVTTETVRRDLGVLEQRGVLRRVHGGAVGADRSSTREISLTERIRERGDAKGLIAAAALDELGSGFAGSVFLDAGSTVGAIAERLPAYLEATQGTADAVTHAYALAPSLAASDRVTLTLIGGRIRGVTGAAVGASTTSIVAGLRPDVAFIGTNGLSADFGLSTPDPEEAAVKRAIVAAARRIVVVSDSRKFDTELLVGFAPLSAIDTLVTDAEPSAELAAALAEAGVEVRVA; this is encoded by the coding sequence ATGTACGCAACGGAGCGCCAAGACGAGATCGAGCGCATTTTGCAGCTCGAGGGACGACTCGTCGTCATCGACCTCGCGCAGCGTCTGGACGTCACCACCGAGACCGTTCGCCGTGACCTGGGCGTCCTCGAACAGCGCGGCGTGCTTCGCCGCGTGCACGGTGGCGCCGTCGGCGCCGACCGGTCGAGTACCCGTGAGATCTCACTCACCGAACGCATCCGTGAGCGGGGCGACGCGAAGGGATTGATCGCGGCGGCCGCCCTCGACGAGCTCGGCTCCGGCTTCGCCGGATCCGTCTTCCTCGACGCCGGGTCCACCGTCGGTGCGATCGCCGAACGACTGCCCGCCTACCTCGAAGCGACGCAGGGCACCGCGGATGCGGTCACCCACGCATACGCCCTCGCGCCGTCCCTGGCGGCATCCGACCGCGTCACCCTCACGCTCATCGGCGGTCGCATCCGCGGCGTGACCGGTGCGGCCGTCGGGGCGTCGACGACATCGATCGTCGCCGGCCTCCGCCCCGATGTCGCCTTCATCGGCACGAACGGCCTGTCGGCGGACTTCGGGCTCAGCACTCCCGACCCCGAAGAAGCGGCGGTGAAGCGCGCGATCGTCGCGGCGGCGCGCCGCATCGTGGTCGTCAGTGACTCGCGCAAGTTCGATACCGAACTGCTCGTCGGGTTCGCCCCCCTGTCTGCCATCGACACGCTCGTGACCGATGCAGAACCATCCGCCGAGCTCGCCGCGGCACTGGCCGAGGCGGGCGTGGAAGTGAGAGTCGCATGA
- a CDS encoding HPr family phosphocarrier protein, which translates to MAERQATIASSSGLHARPAKLFVQAVQEKKLPVTIAAAGGPDLNAGSILSLIGLGAAKGSVVTLKAEGEGAEKVLDELVALLETDLDAQ; encoded by the coding sequence ATGGCAGAACGTCAGGCAACCATCGCGAGCAGCTCCGGATTGCACGCTCGCCCCGCGAAGCTCTTCGTGCAGGCGGTGCAGGAGAAGAAGCTCCCGGTGACGATCGCCGCCGCCGGCGGACCCGACCTGAACGCGGGCAGCATCCTTTCGCTCATCGGACTCGGTGCGGCCAAGGGCTCCGTCGTGACGCTGAAGGCCGAGGGTGAGGGCGCCGAGAAGGTGCTCGACGAGCTCGTCGCTCTCCTCGAGACGGACCTCGACGCGCAGTAA
- a CDS encoding GNAT family N-acetyltransferase — protein MHHEGTTRTAQPSDAAECAAIYAHYVENTAITFETEAPTETEMARRIAQAQDRHAWLVWEIDGSVVGYAYAGPFKARAAYRWSCEVSVYVRPDHRGAGGGRALYDGLLRDLRARGYRRAVAAITQPNPASMRLHERYGFEGAGLHRRIGWKHGAWHDVAWAELDLMPGADLRTPPAELS, from the coding sequence ATGCATCACGAGGGAACCACCCGAACGGCACAGCCGAGCGACGCTGCGGAGTGCGCGGCGATCTACGCCCACTACGTCGAGAACACGGCGATCACCTTCGAGACCGAGGCTCCCACCGAGACGGAGATGGCCCGTCGTATCGCGCAGGCGCAGGACCGGCACGCGTGGTTGGTCTGGGAGATCGATGGATCGGTCGTCGGGTACGCCTACGCCGGACCATTCAAGGCCCGCGCCGCCTATCGCTGGAGTTGCGAGGTGAGCGTGTATGTCCGCCCCGACCATCGAGGCGCGGGCGGGGGGCGGGCGCTCTACGACGGGTTGCTGCGCGACCTTCGCGCGCGCGGATATCGACGGGCGGTCGCGGCGATCACACAGCCGAATCCGGCCAGCATGCGATTGCACGAGCGCTACGGGTTCGAGGGGGCCGGACTGCATCGCCGGATCGGGTGGAAGCACGGCGCCTGGCACGACGTGGCGTGGGCGGAGCTCGATCTGATGCCCGGTGCGGATCTGCGCACACCTCCGGCGGAGCTGAGCTGA
- a CDS encoding 1-phosphofructokinase family hexose kinase gives MIVTVTANPSLDRAVTLTEPLRVGEVQVAAGVREDAGGKGINVARVVAAANVATLAVLPLADTDPFATALAATGVAVHAVPISGHARSNLTVLDPDGTTTKINLPGPHLGGAEEAALLENVIAAAAGADWLVLAGSLPPGAEPDLYVRIIAAVRGAHGDAAPRIAVDTSGPALHAVVADASPDLIKPNEHELAELTGAEADPDDIPGIIELAEGLVRGRVGAALVTLGAAGALLVTADGAWVGTAPRITAVSTVGAGDSSLAGYLLADVAGLSPEDRLRGGMRYGAAAASLPGTQPPTPADLPTADIPVRRFSR, from the coding sequence ATGATCGTCACCGTCACCGCCAATCCCTCGCTCGATCGAGCGGTCACCCTCACCGAGCCGCTCCGCGTCGGCGAGGTGCAGGTCGCCGCGGGCGTGCGTGAAGACGCCGGCGGCAAGGGAATCAACGTCGCGCGCGTCGTCGCCGCGGCGAACGTCGCGACGCTCGCGGTTCTGCCGCTCGCCGACACGGATCCGTTCGCCACGGCACTCGCGGCGACGGGCGTTGCCGTGCACGCGGTGCCGATCTCGGGTCACGCGCGGTCGAACCTGACCGTGCTCGACCCCGACGGCACGACCACGAAGATCAACCTCCCGGGCCCGCACCTGGGCGGCGCCGAAGAGGCGGCCCTCCTCGAGAACGTCATCGCCGCCGCCGCGGGGGCCGACTGGCTGGTGCTCGCCGGATCCCTGCCGCCGGGCGCCGAGCCGGACCTGTACGTGCGCATCATCGCCGCCGTCCGCGGGGCCCACGGTGATGCGGCTCCCCGCATCGCCGTCGACACGTCGGGCCCCGCGTTGCACGCGGTCGTCGCTGACGCGTCGCCCGACCTGATCAAACCCAACGAGCACGAGCTCGCCGAGCTGACCGGTGCCGAGGCGGACCCTGACGATATCCCGGGCATCATCGAGCTCGCCGAGGGCCTCGTCAGAGGTCGCGTCGGTGCTGCCCTCGTCACCCTCGGCGCGGCCGGCGCCCTCCTCGTCACCGCAGACGGCGCATGGGTCGGAACCGCCCCTCGCATCACCGCGGTCAGCACAGTCGGTGCCGGCGACAGCTCGCTCGCGGGATATCTGCTCGCCGACGTCGCCGGTCTCTCTCCGGAGGACCGTCTTCGGGGCGGCATGCGTTACGGCGCGGCCGCCGCATCCCTTCCTGGAACCCAACCCCCGACGCCGGCGGATCTGCCCACCGCCGACATCCCCGTCCGGCGCTTCAGCCGCTGA
- a CDS encoding DUF262 domain-containing protein, translating into MVSATNVDATAVNTIAWLSASDTRIVVPVYQRQYRWDIGACEQLLGDIRAVADLGDGHTHFLASILSSRGSDADAGELVLIDGQQRITTLMLLIAALQHTVAHSDPALAAETQRVLVRSDDPERTRLRPHRAWAGVFESIVRGRHSPGADEPESRFADNYAFFRSQIRADEAPRIWRGLQRLEHVAIALGAGANAQQIFESLNSTGEPLRDHELIHNYVLMGLSHAEQTAVEDAFWVPIEQNTGSSIADFWRHYLVMRTGRELAGAAPRGVYEAFRREFPVLDPASLPHHAAEWKQFSEIYRVLLEPAHAPDEHVARHLGYVNTFGRSMYPLVLRAYGEWVRGETDRDELVAVLESIQSLLVRRAIVGLSNDRLVARLCRARSESAEELGRAFGRITPSDVRVRAALKYTDLPHPAYVLGRISGVDSVAEFGVEHVFPLVPGDGWSGDDTRVWADYSDDEQNSHRALARTLGNLALLEDPLAERILDASFPDKRAIYAKSDVPLTRALAARDAWGTAAIAERTVTLSDTFVATWERPVDVLIDDDDLTPILDATQRRGFPPGWQREWSYVEYRGEHWEIYDVAALFNRIFRRLWADARSAVIAFSDRRGGPVYDAQAWNGQWDELGDGAFLYMGWDSGYMLSAIQGVLDEAGIAAEVFVKYSYIGTAMRD; encoded by the coding sequence ATGGTCAGCGCCACCAACGTCGATGCCACGGCCGTGAACACGATCGCCTGGCTGTCCGCATCCGACACCCGGATCGTCGTCCCCGTCTACCAGCGCCAATATCGCTGGGACATCGGCGCATGCGAGCAGCTCCTCGGCGACATCCGCGCGGTGGCCGACCTCGGCGATGGGCACACGCACTTCCTCGCCTCGATCCTGTCGTCCCGGGGCAGCGATGCGGACGCGGGCGAGCTCGTGCTGATCGACGGCCAGCAGCGCATCACGACGCTCATGCTCCTGATCGCGGCGCTGCAGCACACCGTCGCCCACAGCGACCCGGCGCTCGCGGCGGAGACGCAGCGCGTGCTCGTGCGGTCGGATGATCCCGAGCGCACCCGGCTGCGCCCGCACCGGGCTTGGGCCGGCGTCTTCGAGAGCATCGTGCGGGGCCGGCACTCCCCCGGGGCCGACGAGCCCGAGTCGCGGTTCGCCGACAACTACGCATTCTTCCGCAGCCAGATCCGCGCCGACGAGGCCCCGCGCATCTGGCGGGGACTCCAGCGCCTGGAGCACGTCGCGATCGCGCTCGGCGCGGGCGCGAACGCGCAGCAGATCTTCGAGAGCCTGAACTCCACCGGCGAACCCCTCCGCGATCACGAGCTCATTCACAACTACGTGCTGATGGGCCTCTCGCACGCCGAACAGACGGCGGTCGAAGACGCATTCTGGGTGCCGATCGAACAGAACACCGGCTCGTCGATCGCCGACTTCTGGCGGCACTACCTCGTGATGCGCACGGGGCGAGAGCTCGCCGGGGCGGCCCCCCGGGGCGTGTACGAGGCGTTCCGTCGCGAGTTCCCGGTGCTCGATCCGGCGTCGCTCCCCCACCACGCGGCCGAGTGGAAGCAGTTCTCCGAGATCTATCGGGTGCTCCTCGAACCCGCGCATGCGCCCGACGAACACGTCGCCCGGCACCTGGGTTACGTGAACACCTTCGGGCGCAGCATGTATCCGCTCGTGCTGCGCGCGTACGGCGAATGGGTGCGCGGAGAGACCGATCGGGATGAACTCGTGGCCGTGCTCGAGAGCATCCAGTCGCTGCTGGTGCGACGAGCGATCGTCGGCCTGTCGAACGACCGTCTCGTGGCCCGGCTGTGCCGGGCGCGCAGCGAGAGCGCCGAAGAACTCGGGCGCGCGTTCGGGCGCATCACCCCGTCCGATGTGCGCGTGCGGGCCGCGCTCAAATACACCGACCTGCCGCATCCGGCGTACGTCCTGGGCCGCATCTCGGGGGTCGATTCGGTCGCCGAGTTCGGCGTGGAGCACGTCTTCCCGCTCGTGCCGGGTGACGGCTGGAGCGGCGACGACACGCGGGTGTGGGCGGACTACTCAGATGACGAGCAGAACAGCCACCGCGCCCTGGCGCGCACGCTCGGCAACCTCGCGCTTCTGGAGGATCCGCTGGCCGAACGGATCCTCGATGCGTCGTTCCCCGACAAGCGCGCGATCTACGCGAAGAGCGACGTGCCGCTGACGCGCGCCTTGGCCGCGCGGGATGCGTGGGGAACGGCCGCGATAGCCGAGCGCACCGTGACCCTGAGCGACACGTTCGTCGCGACCTGGGAGCGCCCGGTCGACGTGCTGATCGATGACGACGACCTCACCCCGATCCTCGACGCGACGCAGCGCCGCGGCTTCCCGCCCGGCTGGCAGCGGGAGTGGTCGTATGTCGAGTACCGCGGCGAGCACTGGGAGATCTACGACGTCGCGGCACTCTTCAACCGCATCTTCAGACGGCTGTGGGCCGACGCGCGCAGCGCGGTCATCGCCTTCAGCGACCGCCGCGGCGGGCCCGTCTACGACGCCCAGGCGTGGAACGGTCAGTGGGACGAGCTCGGCGACGGCGCGTTCCTCTACATGGGCTGGGACTCGGGTTACATGCTGAGCGCCATCCAGGGCGTGCTCGATGAAGCGGGGATCGCCGCCGAGGTCTTCGTCAAGTACTCCTACATCGGCACCGCGAT
- a CDS encoding PTS fructose transporter subunit IIABC encodes MSDTIIPELVSLDENLGADKAAVIRALAARVVAAGRATDAEALFADAWAREEKDETGLPGGIAIPHAKSSAVTQASLAFARLTPGVDFGASDGPADLVFLIAAPEHAAEEHLAVLSKLARSLMQDPFTSALRSAADADAVVHIVREAIGEEASAPAAPAAAPAAAPAAEASSELLIDGRPARIVAVTACATGIAHTFMAADALTAAGVAEGVDLVVEPQGSSGYKALPQSVIDNADAVIFATDVDVREQQRFAGKPVIRSGVKRGIEQPVAMITEAVAAARNPRAARVAAATADAASDAPTQSIGWGAKIQRILLTGVSYMIPFVAGGGLLIALGFLLGGFNVTENAATVIIQNSLWDLPAGGIGQYLGSVAFMIGSTSMGFLVSALAGYIAFAIADRPGIAPGFVAGAVAVLMNAGFIGGIIGGLLAGFVAWWLGRLNPPRWLRGLMPVVIIPLVGSIVASGLMILFLGRPIAALMELLNDGLTNLAGTSAIVLVGVILGLMMCFDLGGPINKVAYAFATAGLASASTSDIHAVPFLIMGAVMAAGMVPPLAMALASTVLAKNLFTPVERENGKAAWLLGASFISEGAIPFAAADPLRVIPASMVGGAVTGGLAMALGVSSLAPHGGIFVLFAIDPWWGFLIAVLAGTVVSAFAVVALKKWVGRKELAEAEAVPVAA; translated from the coding sequence GTGTCCGACACCATCATCCCGGAGCTCGTCAGCCTTGACGAGAACCTGGGGGCCGACAAAGCCGCGGTCATCCGCGCGCTCGCTGCGCGCGTCGTCGCCGCAGGCCGCGCGACCGACGCGGAAGCGCTTTTCGCCGACGCGTGGGCGCGTGAGGAGAAGGACGAGACCGGGCTTCCCGGCGGCATCGCCATCCCGCACGCGAAGAGCTCCGCGGTGACGCAGGCGTCGCTCGCCTTCGCTCGCCTGACGCCGGGAGTGGATTTCGGTGCGTCCGACGGTCCCGCCGACCTCGTCTTCCTGATCGCTGCCCCCGAGCACGCGGCCGAGGAGCACCTCGCGGTGCTCTCGAAGCTCGCCCGGAGCCTCATGCAGGATCCCTTCACGAGCGCGCTGCGTTCCGCGGCCGACGCGGATGCCGTCGTGCACATCGTGCGCGAGGCGATCGGTGAGGAAGCGTCCGCGCCGGCAGCCCCCGCCGCTGCGCCCGCTGCTGCGCCCGCCGCTGAGGCGTCGAGCGAGCTCCTGATCGACGGACGCCCCGCCCGGATCGTGGCCGTCACAGCATGCGCGACCGGCATCGCGCACACGTTCATGGCCGCCGACGCACTCACCGCCGCGGGCGTTGCCGAGGGCGTCGACCTGGTCGTCGAGCCGCAGGGCTCGAGCGGCTACAAGGCCCTCCCGCAGAGCGTCATCGACAACGCCGATGCGGTGATCTTCGCGACGGATGTGGACGTACGCGAGCAGCAGCGGTTCGCGGGCAAGCCCGTCATCCGCTCCGGCGTGAAGCGCGGCATCGAGCAGCCGGTCGCGATGATCACCGAAGCCGTCGCCGCCGCGCGGAACCCCCGCGCCGCGCGCGTCGCGGCAGCGACCGCGGATGCCGCATCCGACGCGCCGACGCAGTCGATCGGCTGGGGCGCGAAGATCCAGCGCATCCTGCTCACGGGTGTCAGCTACATGATCCCGTTCGTCGCCGGTGGCGGTCTGCTGATCGCACTCGGCTTCCTGCTGGGCGGCTTCAACGTCACCGAGAATGCGGCGACGGTCATCATTCAGAACTCGCTCTGGGATCTGCCCGCGGGCGGCATCGGCCAGTACCTTGGCTCGGTCGCGTTCATGATCGGTTCGACGTCGATGGGCTTCCTCGTCTCGGCTCTCGCCGGATACATCGCGTTCGCCATCGCCGACCGGCCCGGCATCGCGCCCGGCTTCGTCGCCGGTGCCGTGGCCGTGCTCATGAACGCCGGCTTCATCGGCGGCATCATCGGCGGTCTGCTCGCCGGATTCGTCGCCTGGTGGCTCGGACGCCTCAACCCGCCGCGCTGGCTGCGCGGGCTGATGCCGGTCGTGATCATTCCGCTCGTCGGGTCTATCGTCGCGTCGGGTCTAATGATCCTGTTCCTGGGCCGGCCGATCGCTGCGCTCATGGAGCTTCTGAACGACGGACTCACCAACCTCGCCGGCACCTCCGCGATCGTGCTCGTCGGCGTGATCCTGGGGCTCATGATGTGCTTCGATCTCGGCGGACCGATCAACAAGGTGGCATACGCCTTCGCGACCGCGGGACTCGCCAGCGCGTCGACCAGCGACATCCACGCCGTTCCGTTCCTCATCATGGGCGCCGTCATGGCCGCCGGGATGGTGCCGCCGCTCGCGATGGCGCTCGCCTCCACGGTGCTCGCGAAGAACCTCTTCACCCCCGTCGAGCGTGAGAACGGCAAGGCCGCCTGGCTGCTCGGTGCGTCGTTCATCAGCGAGGGTGCGATCCCCTTCGCGGCGGCAGACCCGCTGCGCGTCATCCCGGCGTCCATGGTCGGTGGCGCCGTCACCGGTGGGCTCGCGATGGCCCTCGGCGTCTCGTCGCTCGCCCCGCACGGCGGCATCTTCGTGCTCTTCGCCATCGACCCGTGGTGGGGCTTCCTCATCGCCGTCCTGGCTGGAACCGTGGTCTCCGCCTTCGCCGTCGTGGCACTGAAGAAGTGGGTCGGGCGTAAAGAACTGGCCGAGGCAGAAGCGGTACCCGTCGCCGCCTGA
- a CDS encoding helix-turn-helix domain-containing protein encodes MRAHSDTPAASDDLGPALGRAVHSARSEQGLSISGLATSSGVSRAMIARIEGGDVQPTAALLARLSASLGLTLSELIARAESDGTRLRRAAEQPVWTDPESGYSRRALSPSTGAAIELIEVTLPPGASVDYPAEAYRHITQQIWVMSGTLRFREGADVHELRSGDCLQLGEPAHCAFESAGPSECRYIVALAKTAHPRR; translated from the coding sequence ATGCGTGCACATAGTGACACTCCCGCAGCGTCCGACGATCTCGGACCGGCGCTCGGCCGTGCGGTGCATTCCGCGCGGTCCGAACAGGGCCTCTCCATCTCGGGCCTCGCCACGTCGTCCGGAGTGTCGCGCGCGATGATCGCGCGGATCGAAGGCGGCGATGTGCAGCCGACGGCGGCGCTGCTCGCCCGGCTTTCCGCCAGCCTCGGTCTCACGCTGTCCGAACTCATCGCCCGCGCCGAGTCCGACGGCACCCGCCTGCGCCGCGCCGCCGAGCAACCGGTGTGGACGGATCCCGAGTCCGGGTACAGCCGCCGTGCACTGTCGCCGTCCACCGGCGCGGCGATCGAGCTCATCGAAGTGACCCTTCCCCCGGGGGCATCGGTCGACTATCCCGCCGAGGCGTATCGGCACATCACTCAGCAGATCTGGGTCATGTCCGGAACCCTGCGATTCCGGGAGGGCGCCGACGTTCACGAGCTCCGGTCCGGCGACTGTCTGCAGCTCGGCGAACCCGCTCACTGCGCGTTCGAGAGTGCCGGCCCGTCGGAGTGCCGGTACATCGTGGCGCTCGCCAAGACGGCGCATCCTCGCCGCTGA